The genomic segment CCGGGCGCGCGATGAGCGGAGCCGGTTCGCGCCGGCATCACGAGGAAGGCGTCCGCACAGAGAGGGGAGGGCTGTCTCATGCTGTATTGCAATCGGATTCGGTGGCTACTCGGGTTGGGGGGGGTGGTGACGGCCGCATTCGCTGCCGCGCCTGTGGCACGGGCGGATATCGTGAATTTCACGTACACCAGCACGACGAACAATGCTTACAACAACCGGGCTTTTTTCCTGAACACGGGGCTTTCGGTGCAAGCCGGTGACCAGATTCGCATCCAAGGCACGGGCAGCATTTACGTCGGCGGCGGGTACTACGTCTTGAGCAATTTTGATATGGGTCTGGTGTCCGCGCTGAATCAGCCGTCGCTGGTGCGCGATTACCACGGGAACGGCACGAACTACACGGGCACGCCGTACCCCCTCGCAGGCGAGAGCGTCCTGTTCTCGCAGGATCGCATCAGCCTGACCGACGATCATCACCTGAACATCATCGTGACGGCGCAATCGGCCGGGACCGTTTACATTGGGATGTTCGATAATTATTTCGCGGACAATACCGGAAGTCACCATTTCACGCTCGAGGTCATCCCCGAACCGGCGACGGCGTCGCTGGCCTTGTTCGCGGTCCTGGGCGGCCTGGTCCGCCGGCGCACAACCATTCGCCGGTAAACTGGTTAGGCACGGGGTTGTATCCGATACTGCCTACGGCAACCGCCTGATTTGTGCAGGTCCGGTAGGATTGTGCATTTGAACGCGCCGTGCGCGGCAACTACAATCGGACAAGAACTCACGGCGCGTTTGAGCGTAACCGATTGCCAAGCAGGTTGCGGATTGCGCGCGGATCGGGGTCGATTGCACCGCGGGTGATTGCACTGCGGTCGATTGCATCGCGGTCGATTACACTGCGGGCGGCACAGACCCCTTTCACGTAGGGTCCGCTGTGCGGACCCTTATCCATGAGAGGACCGAAAGACATGTTCGAACGATTTACCGACCGTGCACGCAAGGTGATGGCGCTGGCCAATCAGGAAGCGCAGCGGTTCAACCACGAATACATCGGGACGGAGCACATCCTGCTGGGCCTTGTGAAAGAGGGCAGCGGCGTCGGAGCGAACGTGCTCAAAAATCTCGAAGTGGATCTGCGCAAGGTCCGGCTGGAAGTCGAGAAGCTCGTCAAGAGCGGGCCGGACATGGTGACGATGGGCAAACTTCCGCAGACGCCGCGCGCGAAGAAGGTCATCGAGTACGCGATCGAAGAAGCAAGAAATTTGAATCACAACTACGTGGGCACCGAGCATCTGCTCCTAGGATTGCTTAGAGAGCAGGACGGCGTGGCCGCCCAGGTGCTGATGAACCTCGGCATCAAGCTCGAAGAAGTGCGGGAAGAAGTCCTCAATCTGCTGGGTGCAGGCGTGGAAAACGAAGAGAGTGGGCCCTCGGGATCGCAAGGCGCGCCGGAGACAGGTCGCAAGGGCGGCAAGAGCCGGACCCCGGCGCTGGACTCGTTCGGGCGCGATCTGACGGAAATGGCACGGAACGGCAAGCTGGACCCGGTCATCGGGCGCGCCGCCGAGATTGAGCGGCTGCTGGTCGTGCTGTGCCGGCGATACAAGAACAACCCGGTGCTGCTGGGCGAGGCGGGCGTCGGCAAGACGGCGATCGTCGAGGGGCTGGCGCAGCGGATCGTTTCGAACGACGTTCCGGAGATTCTGGCCGACAAGCGCATCGTGGTGCTCGACTTGGCGATGATGGTGGCGGGGACAAAGTATCGCGGCCAGTTCGAGGAGCGCATCAAGGCGGTGATGAACGAAGTCCGCCGGGCACGAAACGTGATCCTGTTCATCGACGAGCTGCACACGCTGGTGGGCGCGGGCGGTGCCGAAGGCGCGATCGACGCATCGAACGTGCTGAAGCCGGCGTTGTCACGCGGCGAGATCCAGTGCATCGGTGCGACAACGCTGGATGAATATCGCAAGTACATCGAGAAGGACGGCGCGCTGGAGCGGCGGTTCCAGCAGATCATCGTTGAACCACCCAGCCGCGAGGAGACGTTGCAGATTCTTCACGGCTTGCGTGATCGCTACGAGGCGCATCACCGGGTCAAGATCGAAGACGTGGCGTTGGAGGCGGCGGTCGAGTTGTCGATGCGATACGTGCCCTCGCGCGTGCTGCCCGACAAGGCGATCGACGTGATCGACGAGGCCGGAGCACGCGTCCGGCTGAAGGCGATGACGAAGCCGGAGTCGCTCACAAAGTTGGAAGAAGAGATCAAGCGGTTGAACATCGAGAAGGATGAAAGCGTCAAAAACGCCGACTACGAGCGCGCGGCGCATTTGCGCGATCAGTCGATCACGCTGGCCGCCGAGAAGGAGCGGCTGGAAAAAGAATGGCACGAGCGGCGCAACGAGATTGACGGCGTCGTCGATGAGGAAGTCGTCGCCGAAGTGGTCAGCAAGATGACGGGCGTTCCGCTGAAGCGCCTGGAGAAGGAAGAAGCCGAGCGGCTGCTGGAGCTTGAGACCGAGCTTCACAAGCGGGTCATCAGCCAGGAAGAGGCGATCAGCGCCGTGTCGCGAAGCGTGCGTCGCTCGCGCAGCGGCTTGAAAGACCCGAACCGGCCGATGGGCAGCTTCATTTTCATCGGCCCGTCGGGCGTCGGGAAGACGCTGCTGGCCAAGAGCCTCGCCGAGTTCATGTTCGGCGCGGAAGAGGCGCTCATCACGATCGACATGTCGGAGTACATGGAGAAGCACAACGTCAGCCGGCTGATCGGTGCCCCGCCGGGCTACGTTGGTTACGAGGAGGGCGGCCAGCTCACCGAGCGCATCCGCCGCCGGCCGTACGCCGTCGTGCTGCTCGATGAGATCGAAAAGGCGCACCCGGACGTGTTCAACATGCTGTTGCAGATCATGGAAGAAGGCCGCCTGACGGATTCGTTCGGCCGGCACGTGGATTTCCGCAACACCGTGCTGATCATGACGAGCAACATCGGCGCCGACAAGATCACGCACCAGACGACGTTCGGCTTCGAAAAGCGCGACGAGAACATCACGTACGAGAAGATGCGTAACACGCTGAAGAGCGAGCTGGACAATTACTTCCGGCCCGAGTTCCTCAATCGCGTGGACGAGGTCGTCGTCTTCCACAAGCTGGGTCACAAGGACCTGGTCCGCATCGTGGACCTCGAACTGAACAAGGTCTCGAAGAGGCTGAAGGAGCACGGCCTCGTGATGGAGCTGACCGAGGAAGCCCGCGAGTTGCTGCTGGAGCGCGGGACTGACGAGAAGTTCGGCGCTCGGCCGCTGCGCCGGGCGATCGAGCAGCAGCTGGAGGATCCGCTTAGCGAGGGCCTGCTGCGTGGTCACTTCCGCGGCAAGGCGAAGATTGTCGTCGGCGTCGAGAGCGGCGAAGACGGCAAGAAGAAGCTGAAGTTCGAAGGCGTGGACGCTCCGAAGCCGAAGGAGCCGGAGCTGGCCGGCGCCGGCGCGGGCGAAAGCACGTAACGCCGCGAACCGACGCGCTGAAGAATCCAATCGTTTCACCCGCCCCGCGAGCGACCCTCGCGGGGCTTTTCTTGTTGTGCCGGCGCGTGTTGTCGTATTTGACGGTCTCTACGGGGCAGCGTAATCTTTTTACCCATGAGCACGCGCGAAACCTTGCGAACATACCTGTTCGGGACGCTGATCCCGACTCCGGCCGAGAGCTGGCCGGGCGACGAGGCGGACCTGTTCGAGGCCGGCATGGATTCGCTGCGCGTGATGCAGTTGCTGGTTTTCGTCGAGGACAAGCTGGGGGTAAATCTGCCCGACCATGAGGTGACGCCGGAGCGGATCGGCACGGTGTCGGCCCTGGTCGGATGGATCGAGTCGCACAAGAAGTCGCCCTAAGCCCCCAGCGAGTATTTCTGGTTTTTATTGGTTGATCACTGATCACATCGGCGTTCCTTCTGTTCGATCAGCCGCGCGGGCTGAAGCCCGCGGCTCGTTGAACGATTGCATAAACTGAAGCCCGCGGCTCGTTGAACGATCGCATAAACTGAAGCCCGCGGCTCGTTGAACGATCGCATAAACTGAAGCCCGCGGCTCGTTGAACGATTGCGTAGGCTGACGCGTGCGGCTCTTTGAACGGTCGCGCTGGTTCGGCGATAATGCCCTTGATGACGCAAACGCTGTTTACGCTGTTGGAAGCTGCGGCGGCGCGGTACGGGGATCGGCCCGCGGTCTGTTACGAGGGCCGCACCCTTGGCTATGCGGCGTTGCTGGACGCGTCGAGCAGGCTGGCGGAGGCGCTGGCCGACAGCGGGGCGGGGCCGGGCGAGCAGGTGGCGTTCTGCTTTCGCAAGAGCATCGATGCGATCGTGACGATGTTCGCGCTGATTCGGACCGGCGCGTGCTACGTGCCGCTGGATCCGGCGTGGCCGGCGGAGCGCATGGCGATGATCTGCGAGGACGCGTCGATTCGGCTGTGGACGGGCAGCGGGCCGCCGGCGGCGGGCCTCGGCGGGATCGACCGGGCGATTTGTTCGAGCTTGGCGGGAGCGGGCAGCGCGTCGGGCAGCGGCACAACGGTTGACGCAGGGAGGGCGTCGGGTGGCGGATCGGGGAGTGTCTCAATAATGACACTTTCCGATGCGATGCAGGCGGCGCCGCCGGCGTGGGCCCCGCGTGAGCCGGCGGGGGGCATCGCCAATCTGCTGTTTACGTCCGGCTCGACGGGCCGGCCCAAGGGCGTGCGAATCACGACGTTGAGTCTGCTTCACTATTCGCAGTGGGTGGTGGACTTCTTCGGGCTGACGGCCGAGGATCGCGTGGCCAATCACGCGCCGTACAATTTTGACCTCTCGACGCTGGACATTTTCGCGGCGGTGCGGGCCGGAGCGGCGATGGTGCCTGTGCCCGAGAAACTCAAGATGTTTCCCTATCAGATGGCGAAGTACATCGCCGACGAGCGGATCACGACGTGGTACTCGGTGCCGTCGGCGCTCATCATGATGCAATTGCGCGGCAAGCTGCGCGAGCACGACTTGTCGGCTCTGCGGCACGTGATCTTCGCCGGCGAAGTCATGCCCAAGCCGGCCTTGCAGGCGATCGCGGCTGAACTGCCGCCCGTTACGCTGACCAATCTGTACGGCCCGACGGAGACAAATGTCTGTACGTACCATGCGTGCACGGCGGCGGATCTCGCCGACGACGGGCCGGTGCCGATCGGCAAGCCGATCTCCGACACGCGCGTGTGGATCGTGGACGACGCGATGCGGCCTGTCCCGGCCGGTGACGCCGGTGAGTTGCTCGTCGCCGGGCCGACGGTGACGTCCGGGTATTTCGGCGACGCGGTGAAGACGGCCGAGCGATTGGTGCCTGCGCCGGATGGCGACGGCACGGCCTATCGCACGGGCGATCGCGTGCGAGCACGGGCCGACGGCGTGCTGATGTTCGAGGGGCGGATCGATCGGATGATCAAGGCCCGCGGCCATCGCATCGAGCCGGGCGAGATCGAGGCCGCGCTGGCGAAGCACCCTGCGGTGAAAGAGTCGGCCGTCGTGCCGATTCCCGATCCGGTGTTCGGCAATCGGATCAAGGCATGCCTCGCGCCGCGTGACGGGGCATCGCTGGTGGAGGCCGACCTGGCGGCGTTCTGCCGGGCGCACCTGCCGCCCTATATGCTGCCCGATGTGTGGGCGTTTTATCCGTCGCTGCCGCGCACCGATCGCGAGAAGATAGATTTGCAGCAGTTGATGTCGACGTGAGGGCGCCGCGATTGGGAATCGTCATTCAGCGTGCAAAAAAACAAAAAGCCCCAGGAAAGTTCCCGGGGCTTTTGAGTGGGATCGTTTGGGTGCGCCTCGCTGAATCGCTTCGCAAGCGCGTTGCGCTGAAAAACCGCGCGGGTGTGCCGTGGAGCGTGACTACGCGCTGGTGACCGGCTCGCCCTTGGATTTCTCTTCGATCAGCACCGCCTTGCGCGAGAGCTTCACGCGGCCGGTGTCGTCGATCAGGATGACCTTCACGCGCATTTCGTCGCCGATCTTGCAGACATCGGTGACCTTCTGCACGTAGCCGTCGGAGAGCTCGCTGATGTGGCAGAGGCCGTCGAGACCGGGGGCCACTTCGATGAACGCGCCGAATTCCTTGATCGAGGTGACTCGACCGTTGTAGATTTTTCCGAGCTTGACGCCTTCGGCGATCTGTTCGATGGCTTCGTAGGCGGCGCGGGCCGAATCGGCGTTGACGCTGGAGATGAAGACCGTGCCGTCGTCCTGGATGTCGATCGTGGCGCCGGTGTTGGCTTCGAGGGCTTTGATGCCCTTGCCGCCGGGTCCGATGATCTTGCCGATCTTGTCCTGGTGGACCTTGATGGAAAGCAATCGCGGCGCGTAGTTGCTGATGTCGGCACGCGGCGCGGGCAGGGCCTTGAGCATCTCTTTCAGAATTTTCAGGCGGGCCTTCTTGGCCAGCTCCAGCACTTCGACGATTTGCGCCTGGCTGATCTCGCGCGTTTTGAGATCGAGCTGCACGGCGGTGATGCCGACCTGGCTGCCCGCAACCTTGAAATCCATATCGCCGAAGTGATCCTCCTCGCCCATGATGTCCACGAGCAATTTGTAGCGATTTTCGTCGTGCACCATGCCGATGCTGATGCCGGCGACGGGATGACGGATCGGAACGCCGGCGTCCATCAGCGCGAGCGTTCCGCCGCAGACGCTGGCCATGCTGCTGGATCCGTTGGACTCCATGATGTCGCTGACGAGTCGGATGGTGTACGGGAACTTGTCGGGCGTGGGGAGAACGGCCTGGAGGCTGCGCTCGGCGAGGTTGCCGTGGCCGATCTCGCGGCGGCTGACGGCGCCGATGCGCTTGGCCTCGCCGGTGCAGAACGGCGGAAAGTTGTAGTGCAGCATGAACTTTTTGCTGTACTCCTCGATCAGATCGTCGACCATCTGCTCATCGCGGCTGGTGCCGAGCGTCGTGACGACCAGGGCCTGCGTCTCGCCGCGGGTGAAGAGCGCCGAGCCGTGCGTTCGCGGCAGAACGCCGACTTCGCAGGCGATCGGGCGAATGTCTTCAACGCCGCGGCCGTCGGATCGAACGCCTTCATCGAGCACACCCATGTGGAAGAGGCGCTCTTCGATTTTCTGCAGCTCGTTGATGACGTCATTCTTGGTGTAGAGCAGTTTTTTCGCCGCGGCTTCGTCCTCGGGAATGAGGGCGGCGATGACCTTGTCGTACACCGCCTTGACGCCGGCCTTGCGGTCTTCTTTCTTCGCGGCGCGGCGGGCGTTCTTGAGGTCAAACTGCTCGCAGAGTTTGGCGACCTTTTCGGGCAGCGTCGGGTCCTTCTCCGGCGGCGTCCAATCCTTGGCGCGGCCGACCTTCTGCCCCAGGTCCTGAATCATCGCGACGATTTTCTTCGCGTGCTCGTGGCCGAAGGCGATGGCGTCGGCGACGTCCTTCTCGGGCAGCTCGTTGGCGGCGACTTCGATCATGTTGACGCCGTAGCGATGAACGGCGAGGACGACTTCGATGTCGCTGACGGCGCGCTCGGCGATGGTGGGGTTGATGACCCATTGACCATCGACCCGGCCGACGCGGACGCCGGCAACGGGTCCGTCAAAGGGGATGTTGCTGACCATGAGCGCGGCGGACGCGCCGGACATGGCGAGCACGTCGGCGTCGTTCTCCTGGTCGGACGAGAGAACCATGCACTGGATCTGGACCTCGTTCATGAATCCATCGGGAAAGAGCGGGCGCAGCGGCCGATCGGTGAGCCGCATGGTGAGGATTTCCTTCTGGGTCGGCCGGGCTTCGCGTTTGAAGAAGCCGCCGGGGAACTTGCCCGCGGCGTACATTTTCTCGCGATAGTCGACCGTCAGAGGGAAGAAATCGACCCCCTCGCGCGGCTTATCCATGACGGCGGTGCACAGGACGACCGTGTCGCCGTAGGAGACCGTGACCGCGCCGGAAGCCAGCTTGGCCAGCTTGCCGGTCTCAAACTTCATGATTCGTCCGCCGATTTCCGCTTCAACGCTGTGCATCGTCATGGTGAGTTGCCTTTTCCTCTTGTCCGACGTTTTTATTGTCGATCTGTCTATTTTCTGGTTGGGCGCGGAAGCGCGGCGACCGCGTTCGGGCGGATGCGTCGGCGCGCAAGCAGCGCAGCACTCGGCGCGCAGGGGCCGATGCGGTTCCCAGCTTCCGGAATCGGCCGAACCCGGCCGACAAGAAATGGAAAGCGATGAGGAATGCGGAGCGCCGTCGCTCCGTCGTGCCGACTACTTTCGCAGACCCAGTGTGTCAATGATCTTCTGATACCGCTCGCGGTCCGTACGCGCGAGGTACTTCTGCAGGCTTGAGCGCGCGCCGACCATCTTCAGCAAACCACGGCGCGAGTCGTGATCCTTGCGGTGCGTCTTGAGGTGTTCCGTCAGTTGCTCGATGCGGCTGGTCAACAGGGCGATCTGCACTTCCGGCGAGCCGGTGTCCTTCTCGTGGCGACGATGGTTGTGCACCAGTTGCGTCTTACTTTCAGCCGTCAATGACATGCCAGATACAACTCCAGATTTCCATTCACCTTGCAGGGAAGACGACGGGCCGCAGGCCCCATGGGCTGGTTTCCGTTTCCGTCCTGTCCGTTTTTCAAGTACGCCCTTAACACGATAACCGCCCGGCGGTATTCCTGCAAGCGGGTGGGGGGAATCTTCAGAAAAAACGGGGGCCTGATCCGTCCTGTTCGGCTATAACGCGTTGACAAGGCGGATATTACGCTACTCGGCCTCGATGAACTCGCCTCCCAGAAGCTTGCAGGCGGTCTCCAGCAGCTTATCAAGGCTGAAGGGCTTGCTAAGGTATTCGTTCACACCCAAGTGACGGGCGTACAGCTCGTGCCGCTTGCCCTCGTTCGCCGTGATCATGATGACGTAGGGTCGCGTGTTGGTTTCGTGCCCCGGCTTGAGCATCTCCATCACAAGGAACCCGCTTCGTTTGGGCATCATCATGTCCAGCACGATGAGATCGGGATCGAAGCGCTTGGCGAAGTCGAGAGCCTTGTTGCCGTCGTTGGCGGTCGTCACCTTCGCTCCAGCTTGTTCGAAGGCGAGGCGAACGGTTGACAACACGTCGGGATCATCGTCGACGACGAGGATGGATCGACCTTCAAGTCTTGCCGGCATGATGAAGCTCCCACCCCCGCACGGCGCTACCCGCTTGCGCCGAAGTTGTCCGTTGTTTCCTGAATTCGCTGAAAAAGTATAGGATGGTCTCTTGCAACGAGCAACCCCGTTTCCAAGCATGGTCTCCTCAATGCCCGGTATCCTTTCGAGCCATTTGCCACGTTTCCGGGCCTTGCCGGGCCTCGGCCGACCCGTCTTGACCGCAGTCTGCATGGCGGCGCTACTGTTCACAGGTTCCGGATGCCCTTCGCTGGAGCCGCTGCCGACCAAGGCTGCCATCACGGAACAGACCGAAGGCCGAACGCAGCAGCCGTATCTCCTTTATGTCCCAAGCCGCTACACCGATTCGCGCCCGTGGCCGCTGTTGATTCTGTGTCACGGGACCTGGCCGTACGACACGCCGAAATTGCAGATGCAGGAGTGGGCGACGTTCTGCGAGACCAACGGGATCATCGTGGCGGCGCCGCAACTGGAAGGGACGAAAGGGGACTTCCCGCCGCCGCCGGAAAAACAGATTGCCTTGCAGCAGCGGGACGAACAGACGATCCTCGGCGTCGTCGCGGCGATGAAGCAGCGTTACCGCATCGCGGAGGAGCAGGTGTTCATGACCGGCTGGTCGGCCGGCGCGTTTTCGATTTTGTATACGGGGATCAGAAACTCCGATGTCTTTCGCGCGCTGGCGATTCGACAGGGTTCGTTTGACGCGCGATATTTTTCCGATATTCCGGAGGAACGATTCGATCCATGGCAGCCGATCAAGGTGATCTACGGCACGACCGATGTGCTTCGTGATCAGACGCTGGCCTGCATCGCGTGGCTTCGTGATCGGAAGATGTACGTTTCGTCTGAAGAGATAGCCGGCACGCATAGGCGGATCGAACCCGCAGTCGTCTGGCGCTACTTCAAAGAAGTGATGCGCGAACGGTTGTGGGTGCGGATTCGCGCGAGGCCGGTGGACGAGAACGATCCGTTGACGGTGCGATTTGAATTGGATGCGATCCCGGCGGTGACGCGGCAGCGGTGGTATTTTTCGGAGACCGACGATACGACCGAGGCGACGCCGGTGCGGACGTTCCCGCGGCCGGGCAAATACACGATCGCGGTGAACGTGACGTTGAAGAATCGCAAGAGCTACACGCGCACGCGGACGATTGAGGTCGGGCCGCCGCAGCGCTAATCCTTCAGCGAGAACGGCGTGAAATCCGTCGCGCGGTCGTAGTAATCTTCGCCCTCGGCGCGTTTGACCGCGCCAACCACAAGGTACGTGATCGGCGTAAAGATCGCCTCGATGCCGACCTTGAACGCCCAGTTGAAGGCCATCACCCGCCACATGCTGTCGGCCCCGCTCCAGGTTCCGTAGAACGCGAGCGGGTAGAAGATCGCACTGTCGACGCCCTGACCGGCAAAGGTCGATCCGATGGTGCGCATCCAGAGGAATCGTCCGCGCGTCCAGACTTTCATTTTCGCCAGGACGTAACTGTTGACGAAATCGCCGGCCCAGAAGGCGATGATCGATGCCGTCACGATGCGCCAGCCGGGGCCGAAGACGGTTTCGATCGCCGGTTGGATCACGGCGTTGAACGGTTCCTTCGGATAGACCGGCAGGCGGATGACGACCTGCGACATGATGACGTAAAAGATCATCGCGCCGAAACCGGCCCAGATGACCTTGCGTGCGCGGGCGTAGCCGTATACCTCGGTGAGCACGTCGCCGAAGATGTAGGAGATGGGGAAGAAGATGTTTCCCGCGCCGAAGACGACGGCGCCGAGCAGGGGCAGGTGAAGTTCGCAGACCTTGCCCGGCCCGATCATGTTCGAGCAGAGCAGGACGGTGACGAAGGCCGCCATCAGCAAATCGTAATAGCGGTACGCGCGGCGCGGGGTGGCAGGCGAATCAGACAAATGACGACTCCATGCAAGCGGCAGTCGCGGCTCGGATCTGCGGCGGATGCTACCGCGAAACCGCATCGCCCGTCACGGTCAATTCCTCGGGCGTCGGGAGGTCCAGCCCCTTGAGTTGCTCAAGGATCGTCTTGCGATCGCCCACGAGCACGAGCAGAGCGTTCTCGACCGGCAGCGCCGGGCCGGCGAGCGCATTGAGCGCCGCGGCGTCTGCCTTGGTCAGCGCCGCGAGGTCATCGCCGATCGTGCTGAACGGCAGCCCGTTTCGCTCCAATTCGACGGCTGTCGCCAGCACGCCGCCCAGTCCCTGAAACGCCTGCACGTATTCGACGCGATTGGTCTCGCGGGCCTTGGCGGCCTCGTCGGCGGAGATGTCGCCGCCGCGGATGCGTTTGAACTCGGCGAGGAACTCGCGAATGGACTCACCGGTGTGCTCGGCCTGCACGTCGCTGGACGCCGTGACGTAACCCATGCCCGGGGTCATCACAAAGCGGGAGCCGGCGCCGTAGGTAAAGCCCTTGGCCTCGCGCAGGTTCTGATTCAACCGGCTGGTGAAGCTGCCGCCGAGGATGGTGTTAATCAAATCGGCGTGGATGCGATGGGGGTCGCCGTATGCGATGCCCGGCATGTAGAAGCGAATGACGGTCTGCACGGCGCCGGGCTTGTCGATCAGCGCGACGCGCAGGTTCTTTATCGGGGCGGGCGGCGCCTTCGTCTCGCGTACGACCATTTCCATGTCGTGCATGCCCGCGCCGGAACGCGCCCATTTGCCCAGCGCCTTGTCCAGCGCCGATCGCGCCTGATCGACCGTCAAATCCCCGGCGATGAACAGCACGGCCTTGTCGGGTCGCAGGTATTCGTGCCAGGCGTCCTTGATCGCGGCGAGCTGCAACCCGTTGACCGTTTTCACGGTGCCGTCGACCGGTCGGCCGTAGGGATGATCGTCGCCGAAGAAGGCGCGCATGCCGACGCGCGAGGCGACGGCGGTGGGGCGATCCTCGAGCTGCTTGAGACCGTCCAGGTGCAGGGCCTTCACGCGCGACCATTCCTTTTCCTCGAAGCGGGGGCGCATGATCGCGTCGGCATAGAGCGCCAGCGCCGGGTCAAGATTGCGCCGCAGCGCCGAAAGGTTGATCGTGATCGTTTCCTGACCGGCCGAAGCGGAGAAGGTCGCGCCGAGTTGATCCAGCGCGTCGGAGAATTCCAGTGCGCCGCGCTCGCCGGCACCCTCGTCGAGCATCGAGACCATCAGGTAGGCACGCCCGGCCATGTGCGGATCGTCGAGACAGGCGCCCCCGCGAATCATGAGCGAGGCCGACACGAGCGGCAGTTCGGTTCGCGGCCACAGGCGCACTTCCAACCCGTTGGAAAGCTTGAAGATTTCCGGCATCGGCGGTGCGAAGTCCTTGGCGGCGAGCGGGTCGGGCTTTTTCTCGCGCGGTGAGGGAGTCTCCGGAGTTTCCGGCAGGACGTGCATGATGAGCCGCTTGTCCTGCGTGAGAACCTTCTTCGACCAGTCGCGCACGGCGGCGGTCGTGGCCGTGCGATAACGGTCGAGATCGCGCTTGAACGAGTTCGGCTCGCCCCAGGCGAATTGATACTGATTGAGCCGGTCGGCCTTGGCAAGGATGGATTGCAGACCGTTCAGCATGCTGAATTCGATGCGGGTTTTCTGTCGCTCGAGTTCCTCCTCGGTCGGACCGTTCGCGATAAATTCGGCGAGGACATCATCGGCCGCAGCTTCGATTTTATTCAGCGGCACGTCGGGCTTGGCGGTGATCTCC from the Planctomycetia bacterium genome contains:
- a CDS encoding ATP-dependent Clp protease ATP-binding subunit, whose amino-acid sequence is MFERFTDRARKVMALANQEAQRFNHEYIGTEHILLGLVKEGSGVGANVLKNLEVDLRKVRLEVEKLVKSGPDMVTMGKLPQTPRAKKVIEYAIEEARNLNHNYVGTEHLLLGLLREQDGVAAQVLMNLGIKLEEVREEVLNLLGAGVENEESGPSGSQGAPETGRKGGKSRTPALDSFGRDLTEMARNGKLDPVIGRAAEIERLLVVLCRRYKNNPVLLGEAGVGKTAIVEGLAQRIVSNDVPEILADKRIVVLDLAMMVAGTKYRGQFEERIKAVMNEVRRARNVILFIDELHTLVGAGGAEGAIDASNVLKPALSRGEIQCIGATTLDEYRKYIEKDGALERRFQQIIVEPPSREETLQILHGLRDRYEAHHRVKIEDVALEAAVELSMRYVPSRVLPDKAIDVIDEAGARVRLKAMTKPESLTKLEEEIKRLNIEKDESVKNADYERAAHLRDQSITLAAEKERLEKEWHERRNEIDGVVDEEVVAEVVSKMTGVPLKRLEKEEAERLLELETELHKRVISQEEAISAVSRSVRRSRSGLKDPNRPMGSFIFIGPSGVGKTLLAKSLAEFMFGAEEALITIDMSEYMEKHNVSRLIGAPPGYVGYEEGGQLTERIRRRPYAVVLLDEIEKAHPDVFNMLLQIMEEGRLTDSFGRHVDFRNTVLIMTSNIGADKITHQTTFGFEKRDENITYEKMRNTLKSELDNYFRPEFLNRVDEVVVFHKLGHKDLVRIVDLELNKVSKRLKEHGLVMELTEEARELLLERGTDEKFGARPLRRAIEQQLEDPLSEGLLRGHFRGKAKIVVGVESGEDGKKKLKFEGVDAPKPKEPELAGAGAGEST
- a CDS encoding amino acid adenylation domain-containing protein, which codes for MTQTLFTLLEAAAARYGDRPAVCYEGRTLGYAALLDASSRLAEALADSGAGPGEQVAFCFRKSIDAIVTMFALIRTGACYVPLDPAWPAERMAMICEDASIRLWTGSGPPAAGLGGIDRAICSSLAGAGSASGSGTTVDAGRASGGGSGSVSIMTLSDAMQAAPPAWAPREPAGGIANLLFTSGSTGRPKGVRITTLSLLHYSQWVVDFFGLTAEDRVANHAPYNFDLSTLDIFAAVRAGAAMVPVPEKLKMFPYQMAKYIADERITTWYSVPSALIMMQLRGKLREHDLSALRHVIFAGEVMPKPALQAIAAELPPVTLTNLYGPTETNVCTYHACTAADLADDGPVPIGKPISDTRVWIVDDAMRPVPAGDAGELLVAGPTVTSGYFGDAVKTAERLVPAPDGDGTAYRTGDRVRARADGVLMFEGRIDRMIKARGHRIEPGEIEAALAKHPAVKESAVVPIPDPVFGNRIKACLAPRDGASLVEADLAAFCRAHLPPYMLPDVWAFYPSLPRTDREKIDLQQLMST
- the pnp gene encoding polyribonucleotide nucleotidyltransferase, producing the protein MTMHSVEAEIGGRIMKFETGKLAKLASGAVTVSYGDTVVLCTAVMDKPREGVDFFPLTVDYREKMYAAGKFPGGFFKREARPTQKEILTMRLTDRPLRPLFPDGFMNEVQIQCMVLSSDQENDADVLAMSGASAALMVSNIPFDGPVAGVRVGRVDGQWVINPTIAERAVSDIEVVLAVHRYGVNMIEVAANELPEKDVADAIAFGHEHAKKIVAMIQDLGQKVGRAKDWTPPEKDPTLPEKVAKLCEQFDLKNARRAAKKEDRKAGVKAVYDKVIAALIPEDEAAAKKLLYTKNDVINELQKIEERLFHMGVLDEGVRSDGRGVEDIRPIACEVGVLPRTHGSALFTRGETQALVVTTLGTSRDEQMVDDLIEEYSKKFMLHYNFPPFCTGEAKRIGAVSRREIGHGNLAERSLQAVLPTPDKFPYTIRLVSDIMESNGSSSMASVCGGTLALMDAGVPIRHPVAGISIGMVHDENRYKLLVDIMGEEDHFGDMDFKVAGSQVGITAVQLDLKTREISQAQIVEVLELAKKARLKILKEMLKALPAPRADISNYAPRLLSIKVHQDKIGKIIGPGGKGIKALEANTGATIDIQDDGTVFISSVNADSARAAYEAIEQIAEGVKLGKIYNGRVTSIKEFGAFIEVAPGLDGLCHISELSDGYVQKVTDVCKIGDEMRVKVILIDDTGRVKLSRKAVLIEEKSKGEPVTSA
- the rpsO gene encoding 30S ribosomal protein S15, whose product is MSLTAESKTQLVHNHRRHEKDTGSPEVQIALLTSRIEQLTEHLKTHRKDHDSRRGLLKMVGARSSLQKYLARTDRERYQKIIDTLGLRK
- a CDS encoding response regulator, with amino-acid sequence MPARLEGRSILVVDDDPDVLSTVRLAFEQAGAKVTTANDGNKALDFAKRFDPDLIVLDMMMPKRSGFLVMEMLKPGHETNTRPYVIMITANEGKRHELYARHLGVNEYLSKPFSLDKLLETACKLLGGEFIEAE
- a CDS encoding prolyl oligopeptidase family serine peptidase, with amino-acid sequence MAALLFTGSGCPSLEPLPTKAAITEQTEGRTQQPYLLYVPSRYTDSRPWPLLILCHGTWPYDTPKLQMQEWATFCETNGIIVAAPQLEGTKGDFPPPPEKQIALQQRDEQTILGVVAAMKQRYRIAEEQVFMTGWSAGAFSILYTGIRNSDVFRALAIRQGSFDARYFSDIPEERFDPWQPIKVIYGTTDVLRDQTLACIAWLRDRKMYVSSEEIAGTHRRIEPAVVWRYFKEVMRERLWVRIRARPVDENDPLTVRFELDAIPAVTRQRWYFSETDDTTEATPVRTFPRPGKYTIAVNVTLKNRKSYTRTRTIEVGPPQR